In Syntrophales bacterium, the genomic stretch TTTTCGACCATGCATCTATAGTAATAATCACAAAAATTGGGAACAGGCAAGTGATTTTCGGGTTATCGCCAGCATTTTCTTTTTCTTATCTCTTATTGAGACCTTCGAAAGTTATCTTCTAATATCTTTCTTTCTGGCATTAAGTCAATTACTTTTTTGATTCTTCATACTTTTCCGTGGATACCCTACAACTGGAGAAATAACTAAGCACTTGCCAATCGGGTAGATGTGTATTAAAAAGCAGAAAAAAAGGGGGGAAGAGGTAGGCGTCAGACAAGTGTTTTTTACTGAAAGCTGACGGCTGATAGCTGAACGCTTACGAAAGGAGAAACGAATGTGCCTGCTCCTTTTTTCATTCAGGATGCATCCCCGGTATCCCCTTGTCCTTGCAGCCAACAGGGATGAGGATTATGACAGAACTTCAGCACCGGCAGCTTTCTGGAGTGATGCGCCAAACCTGCTTGCCGGCAGGGATTTGAGGGAAGGAGGGACGTGGTTTGGTATCACGAAAAAGGGACGAATAGCCGCACTGACCAACTATCGTGATCCGGCTTCAGTGAAAGATGATGTCCCTTCCCGTGGATGGCTGGTCAGCGATTTTCTCCGTGGTCGTGAAGAACCACTGACGTATCTGCAGAATTTAGCTTTCCGTGCAGATCAGTACAACAGTTTCAGCCTGATCTCAGGAGATCTTTCCCACCTCTATTACTTTTCGAATAGAGATGGCATGTTCGAATTGTCGCCAGGTCTGTACGGTCTCTCTAACCACCTCCTCGATACGCCCTGGCCGAAAGTTGAACAGGGCAAGGAAGCCCTGCGATCACTCCTTTTCAGGGAACAGGGACCTTCGCCGGAAGAGATCTTCAATATCCTTACTGATCGCTCGATGCCTGATGATGAGAGCCTTCCTGATACAGGGGTTGGACTGGAATGGGAACGTATACTTTCTCCCATATTCATATCCAGTCCCACATATGGGACCCGCTCCTCCCTGGTTCTGATGATTGACAGGAAGGGTCATGTTACGTTCATCGAGAGGATTTTCAATGCTCATCCCGATCCCTTTATGACGGCAAGGTTTGAATTCAGAATCGTCTCCCCTTAATACAAACGAAACGAATCTTTAGAATTTCAAGGAGGTATAACCATGAAAGTGGTCTATCACGAAGACTTTAATCAGGTATACTCTTCCGATCCTGCGGCTGCACATGGCCGGATAGAGGCCGTTGTGAAGGTTATCCGTGACCGGGTAACTTTTGTGGAGGCAACTCCTGCCGGGGAGGAAGATATCGCTTCTGTGCACACCAAATCCCACATGGGCAGGGTCGTCAGAGAGGGCGTCTACGATATCGCAGCCATGGCGGCAGGAGGAGCGATTCAGGCTGTTAGGATCGGTTTGCAAGAACCCTGTTTTGCCCTGATCAGGCCGCCGGGGCATCATGCCTCCGCCGACAGTTCATGGGGGTTCTGTTATTTTAATAACATGGCCATCGCCCTCGAAAAGCTAAAGCGGGAAGGCAAGATCAAAAGGGCCTTTGTCCTCGATTTCGATCTTCACTTCGGGGACGGAACGGTAAATATCCTGGGAGGGAAGGGATACGTGACGATTTATAATCCCTCTACAGCTGACCGGGATGCGTATCTGAAAGACGTGAGGGAGCGCCTTTTTTCTGAAGAGGCTGATATCATCGGTGTCTCTGCCGGTTTCGATAATCATATCGAGGATTGGGGAGGTCTGCTCACCACGGAGGATTACCGGGAGATGGGACGTCTTGTCAGGCAGGCCAGTGAAAAAAATAGGGGCGGTTGCTTTGCTATCCTCGAAGGGGGGTATAACCACCAGGTCCTGGGACAGAACGTACTTGCCTTCCTTGAGGGGATGGAAGGGGTCTGAGGACACACGGCAGGGACGGTTATTCATCCCTGCCGTACCTCTTGTCCTACCGTTGGTCAATATCCCATCTTCTTGAGAAGACTCTGTCCCTCTATCGCTTTTCTCTCCACAAGTTGCCCAACCTTTACCCGCTGAATGCAGTCAGGCTTTCCCTCGATCATGACCCACGCCTTGTCAGCCTGAAGTTGTTCTGTCACCTTAAGTGTTACCGGTAGTTTTA encodes the following:
- a CDS encoding histone deacetylase family protein, with translation MKVVYHEDFNQVYSSDPAAAHGRIEAVVKVIRDRVTFVEATPAGEEDIASVHTKSHMGRVVREGVYDIAAMAAGGAIQAVRIGLQEPCFALIRPPGHHASADSSWGFCYFNNMAIALEKLKREGKIKRAFVLDFDLHFGDGTVNILGGKGYVTIYNPSTADRDAYLKDVRERLFSEEADIIGVSAGFDNHIEDWGGLLTTEDYREMGRLVRQASEKNRGGCFAILEGGYNHQVLGQNVLAFLEGMEGV
- a CDS encoding NRDE family protein, giving the protein MCLLLFSFRMHPRYPLVLAANRDEDYDRTSAPAAFWSDAPNLLAGRDLREGGTWFGITKKGRIAALTNYRDPASVKDDVPSRGWLVSDFLRGREEPLTYLQNLAFRADQYNSFSLISGDLSHLYYFSNRDGMFELSPGLYGLSNHLLDTPWPKVEQGKEALRSLLFREQGPSPEEIFNILTDRSMPDDESLPDTGVGLEWERILSPIFISSPTYGTRSSLVLMIDRKGHVTFIERIFNAHPDPFMTARFEFRIVSP